The following proteins come from a genomic window of Sulfurospirillum arsenophilum NBRC 109478:
- a CDS encoding cation:proton antiporter, whose translation MRELEQFLGLFIAAVILAALARRVGAPYPVFLALGGAALAFLPGAPMLSLPPELILALFVAPVLLDAAYDSSLRDLKDNWFPVMCLVIFAVGITTMAVAFVVHAMVPSMPWAVAIALGAIVAPPDAVAATAVLRPLHTPHRILTVLEGESLLNDASSLLIYRLAVGAIVANSFTASEVAPVFLLAVAGSLIAGLVFGWLTLRVMEHIEHIPTAIILQFICAIGIWILAEDLGLSAVLTTVSYAIAMARTAPCKISAETRISTNVVWQTVVFALNIFAFIFIGLQMRPILGNLIEADRTHYLIIAIVVLFTVIIVRPLLHMPFNLFARWRERQIGFNSPRPMVGATIQGGIVISWAGMRGIVSLSAAMALPSEFPYRDLILLVTFAVVFGTLVIQGLTLKPLIKIFNFHDDNHISREVGIARKAILHSVLAELKNDHSPSADEIRQKFVTFFKIDTDFDNTQYAQLQHVIQSARKIIVTMRASEEIGDDAFHRIEEELDGLEIAWSNKNT comes from the coding sequence ATGAGAGAATTGGAACAATTTCTTGGTTTATTCATCGCGGCAGTTATACTTGCGGCACTTGCAAGGCGTGTGGGAGCGCCTTATCCTGTTTTTCTTGCGCTTGGCGGTGCGGCACTTGCATTTTTGCCTGGAGCACCGATGTTATCTCTTCCTCCTGAACTTATTTTGGCACTTTTCGTAGCACCCGTTTTATTGGATGCAGCCTATGATTCTTCACTTAGAGATCTTAAAGATAATTGGTTTCCTGTGATGTGTTTGGTTATATTTGCCGTTGGTATTACAACAATGGCAGTTGCGTTTGTCGTTCACGCAATGGTCCCATCAATGCCATGGGCTGTAGCAATTGCGCTTGGTGCAATCGTGGCACCACCCGATGCGGTAGCTGCAACAGCGGTACTTCGACCGTTACATACACCGCATCGTATCTTGACAGTCCTTGAAGGAGAAAGTCTATTAAACGATGCCAGCTCGCTTTTAATTTACCGCTTAGCCGTGGGTGCCATCGTAGCAAATAGTTTTACCGCGTCTGAAGTGGCACCTGTTTTTTTACTAGCAGTAGCAGGTAGTCTGATTGCGGGTCTTGTATTTGGGTGGTTGACTTTGCGTGTGATGGAGCATATAGAGCATATTCCAACTGCCATTATCCTTCAATTTATATGTGCTATTGGGATATGGATTCTTGCGGAAGATCTTGGGTTGTCTGCGGTACTCACGACCGTATCTTATGCCATTGCTATGGCACGTACAGCTCCATGTAAGATTTCTGCTGAAACACGTATTTCAACAAATGTTGTGTGGCAAACGGTTGTTTTTGCTCTGAATATTTTTGCGTTTATTTTTATTGGTTTACAAATGAGACCTATCTTGGGGAACTTGATTGAAGCGGATCGTACACACTATTTGATTATTGCGATTGTTGTACTCTTCACTGTTATTATAGTGCGACCTCTTTTGCACATGCCTTTTAATTTATTCGCTAGATGGAGGGAACGTCAAATAGGTTTTAATTCTCCACGTCCCATGGTAGGAGCTACAATTCAAGGTGGTATTGTTATTTCTTGGGCGGGTATGCGCGGTATTGTTTCCTTATCTGCGGCTATGGCATTACCTTCGGAGTTTCCATATCGCGACCTCATTCTTTTAGTAACATTTGCTGTTGTGTTTGGTACGCTTGTCATTCAAGGGCTTACTCTTAAACCATTGATAAAAATCTTCAATTTCCATGACGATAATCACATAAGTCGAGAAGTAGGCATTGCTCGTAAAGCGATTTTACATTCAGTATTAGCAGAGCTTAAAAATGATCATTCTCCTTCGGCTGATGAAATCCGCCAAAAATTTGTTACATTTTTCAAAATTGATACAGATTTTGACAACACACAATATGCACAGTTACAACACGTTATCCAATCAGCTAGAAAAATAATCGTAACGATGCGTGCCAGTGAAGAGATTGGTGATGATGCATTTCATCGCATAGAAGAAGAGTT
- a CDS encoding SDR family oxidoreductase, whose protein sequence is MAQRTWLITGVSSGFGRELSQQLLERGDRVIGTVRDTKKIDDLIKRYPETFKVEILDVTDTKAVHEMVNQSFARFGRIDVVISNAGYGLFGASEELTDAQVTHMIATNLTGSIQLIRSALPHLRAQGGGRVIQISSYGGQVAFAGNSLYHATKWGIEGFVESVAQEVASFGIGMTIIEPGGARTEFRYGSAQVATLMPEYDATPAHAFLKMLDPANGLAPGDPARMATRIIESVDIEPAPLRMVLGSQALEGTIATLKKRLSAFEAQKELAASTDFPAGE, encoded by the coding sequence ATGGCACAACGTACTTGGCTTATTACAGGTGTTAGCAGTGGTTTTGGTCGCGAGCTTAGTCAACAACTTCTTGAACGTGGCGATCGTGTTATCGGTACAGTACGCGATACAAAGAAAATTGATGATCTTATCAAGCGTTATCCAGAGACTTTTAAAGTTGAAATATTGGATGTGACCGATACAAAGGCAGTACATGAAATGGTTAACCAATCATTTGCACGGTTTGGACGTATTGATGTGGTCATTAGTAATGCAGGGTATGGCTTATTTGGTGCTAGTGAAGAACTCACTGATGCCCAAGTTACACATATGATTGCTACCAATCTAACAGGCTCCATTCAATTGATTCGCTCAGCCCTTCCTCATCTTAGAGCACAAGGCGGTGGTCGTGTAATTCAGATTTCATCGTATGGTGGACAAGTTGCTTTTGCAGGCAATTCGCTTTATCACGCGACTAAATGGGGTATTGAAGGTTTTGTTGAATCGGTTGCCCAAGAGGTAGCTTCTTTTGGAATCGGTATGACAATTATTGAACCAGGAGGTGCACGCACCGAGTTTCGTTACGGCAGTGCACAAGTAGCTACCCTAATGCCTGAGTATGATGCAACACCAGCGCATGCATTTTTAAAGATGCTAGATCCTGCAAATGGTTTGGCACCAGGGGACCCTGCACGTATGGCAACGCGTATTATTGAAAGTGTTGATATTGAGCCAGCTCCTTTGCGTATGGTGTTAGGTTCTCAAGCATTGGAGGGTACGATTGCAACATTGAAAAAACGTCTGAGTGCCTTTGAAGCTCAAAAAGAGCTTGCCGCATCGACGGATTTTCCAGCAGGTGAATAA
- a CDS encoding alpha/beta hydrolase domain-containing protein, which yields MKIPVKKTNIMHWILFSMLALIMTGCAGNMKNMGLEENSKPTVLIPPAIATPMSATAMPLNNYDYEEKEYFIQGKASRYRIKDKMKDAQFIDSGYPYTTRILVRKPNNPAKFNGTVIIEWLNVSLDQDVDFVFGATRELVVREGYAWIGISAQRHGVEAMKKWNPKRYDALNVAVSNIDPVDGSEIDPADPQIMAVGADVLAWDIFSQIGQMASSSAPEIMGNLKVKKVIAAAESQSTLKVSTYYNSIQPLHHVYDGFLFYDRSGLLRTDIDAKTIAIGTEIFTALMGYPSQEDTDHQRWWEVNGASHFSLDEVENYVDPFMKRDGAFRDAHGKALNLSEITAKNGPCTPATIYSRVPNGDIMKAALKSLNRWISGGKAPKNAPRFIVDAQNKYVRDVNGQVLGGIRTAAQDAPIATNAGIGQGPWFCGPSGNHVDFTKQEFCKRYGNHDNFVSRVKAVVNANVHDGFLLPEEAQKTINEAESLNFSCIN from the coding sequence ATGAAAATACCCGTAAAAAAGACAAATATTATGCATTGGATTCTATTTTCAATGCTTGCGCTCATCATGACTGGATGTGCAGGAAATATGAAAAATATGGGTTTGGAGGAAAATTCAAAACCAACTGTCTTAATACCGCCTGCAATAGCTACGCCTATGAGTGCAACGGCAATGCCTTTGAACAACTATGATTATGAAGAAAAAGAATATTTTATTCAAGGTAAAGCAAGCAGGTATCGTATAAAAGATAAAATGAAGGACGCCCAATTCATTGATTCAGGATATCCCTATACAACAAGAATTCTTGTAAGAAAACCCAACAACCCCGCTAAATTTAACGGTACTGTTATCATAGAATGGCTCAATGTCAGCTTGGATCAAGATGTTGATTTTGTATTTGGCGCTACGAGAGAATTAGTTGTTAGAGAGGGCTATGCGTGGATTGGAATAAGTGCTCAAAGACATGGTGTTGAAGCAATGAAAAAGTGGAATCCAAAACGTTATGATGCCCTTAATGTTGCGGTTTCTAATATCGACCCAGTTGATGGAAGTGAAATTGACCCTGCAGATCCTCAAATTATGGCAGTAGGTGCAGACGTCTTAGCTTGGGATATTTTTTCTCAAATAGGACAGATGGCATCATCAAGTGCACCTGAAATTATGGGAAATTTAAAGGTCAAAAAAGTTATTGCAGCCGCTGAATCTCAATCAACGCTAAAGGTTTCAACCTACTATAATAGTATTCAGCCTTTGCATCATGTCTATGATGGTTTTCTCTTTTATGATAGAAGTGGGTTGTTGCGTACTGATATAGATGCTAAAACGATTGCTATCGGAACTGAAATCTTTACAGCATTAATGGGATACCCATCACAAGAAGACACAGATCATCAACGTTGGTGGGAAGTAAATGGTGCATCTCATTTTTCTTTGGATGAAGTAGAAAATTATGTAGATCCATTTATGAAACGTGACGGAGCTTTTCGTGATGCACATGGTAAAGCGTTAAATTTATCTGAAATTACAGCAAAAAATGGTCCTTGTACTCCTGCAACGATATACAGTCGTGTACCAAATGGTGATATTATGAAAGCTGCACTAAAATCACTCAATAGATGGATTTCAGGGGGTAAAGCTCCTAAAAATGCACCACGATTTATTGTTGATGCACAAAATAAATATGTTCGTGATGTAAATGGCCAGGTACTTGGCGGAATTCGTACTGCAGCACAAGATGCACCGATTGCAACAAATGCAGGTATTGGGCAAGGACCTTGGTTTTGTGGACCATCTGGTAATCATGTTGACTTTACAAAACAAGAATTTTGCAAACGTTATGGCAATCACGATAATTTTGTATCAAGAGTGAAAGCGGTTGTGAATGCAAATGTTCATGATGGTTTTTTACTTCCAGAAGAAGCGCAAAAAACTATCAATGAAGCAGAATCTTTAAATTTCTCTTGCATAAATTAA
- a CDS encoding MFS transporter — MLSTNYLRIYLLTLISFLVGTSQFIIAGVLDKIATSLDISISSAGQLVTVFALASGLGTPILTVLVSKYSLKKQLLIALFIFLVGAFLTPLNLGYDVLIFARIITGIGTILFVVVAYVVAGRLAGEGKQGSGMSYIALGFSLSQVAGVPLGRIIANIYNWQMIFYIVGVLVLLGSIVVMLSFQNRTPQKMPSLKEQMYILKDKRVALSLSITVFAFITFSAITTFITPLIFSIEKVSEHTLALIFTILGIASVIGSKSGATIADKIGVTRVLSATLIITAISLIAMNVFSSSLSVFITMLTIWNITIWMFGPTQGLNLSKMVPTHASILLSLNSSFVQVGFALGAFLGGITIESFSIHSILLLGVMSTLIALAIYLYTLKKHT; from the coding sequence ATGCTTAGTACTAACTATCTGAGGATTTATTTACTAACGCTCATCAGCTTTTTGGTCGGTACTTCACAGTTTATTATTGCTGGAGTTTTAGACAAAATTGCTACATCACTTGATATATCCATTTCAAGTGCAGGTCAATTAGTCACTGTATTTGCTCTTGCAAGTGGACTTGGAACGCCAATTTTAACCGTTTTAGTTTCAAAGTATTCATTAAAAAAACAACTTTTAATTGCACTGTTTATCTTTTTAGTAGGTGCTTTTTTAACACCTCTAAATTTAGGATATGATGTATTGATCTTTGCAAGAATTATCACAGGGATAGGAACTATTTTATTTGTTGTTGTTGCGTACGTTGTTGCTGGACGATTGGCAGGAGAGGGAAAACAAGGCAGTGGAATGTCATATATTGCCTTAGGGTTTAGTTTATCACAAGTTGCCGGAGTTCCACTGGGTAGAATCATTGCCAATATCTATAACTGGCAAATGATATTTTATATTGTAGGTGTTTTAGTGCTTTTAGGCTCTATTGTGGTGATGCTTTCATTTCAAAATAGAACCCCTCAAAAAATGCCTTCTCTTAAAGAACAAATGTATATTTTAAAAGATAAAAGGGTTGCTTTATCTTTAAGTATTACAGTATTCGCCTTTATTACTTTTTCCGCGATTACGACGTTTATAACCCCTCTTATATTCTCCATTGAAAAAGTGAGTGAGCACACCCTTGCACTTATCTTTACGATTCTTGGAATTGCAAGCGTTATTGGTTCAAAATCGGGAGCGACAATTGCCGATAAAATTGGTGTAACACGCGTTTTATCCGCGACACTCATCATAACGGCTATTTCATTGATTGCGATGAATGTTTTTTCAAGTTCTCTCTCTGTCTTTATTACAATGCTTACCATTTGGAATATAACGATATGGATGTTTGGACCTACACAAGGGCTTAATTTATCTAAGATGGTACCTACGCATGCCTCAATCCTTTTGAGCCTTAATAGTTCATTTGTGCAAGTTGGATTTGCACTCGGTGCATTTTTGGGTGGCATAACCATTGAAAGTTTTTCTATTCATTCGATACTTCTTCTTGGTGTCATGTCGACATTAATCGCACTTGCAATTTATCTCTATACATTAAAAAAACATACATAA
- a CDS encoding nuclear transport factor 2 family protein, whose amino-acid sequence MNTTLEQRIQQLEDRAALKHLIDHFANLADDKDVANQMFLFTEDAAVDTYFGDTLFASMRGRDEIGKVFTAFLANFEIVYHMNGQQTVEVNGDKASSIHYCQVVLISTVDGKKIKNTNGIIYKDEYVRQDGKWLIAKRLARFTWRDEVELKTPNV is encoded by the coding sequence ATGAACACAACATTAGAACAACGCATTCAACAATTGGAAGATCGTGCAGCATTGAAGCATCTTATTGATCATTTTGCGAATTTGGCAGACGACAAAGATGTCGCCAATCAAATGTTTCTTTTTACTGAAGACGCTGCTGTTGATACATACTTTGGCGATACACTTTTCGCCTCGATGCGTGGTCGTGATGAGATCGGCAAAGTCTTTACGGCATTCTTAGCCAACTTTGAAATTGTCTATCATATGAACGGACAACAAACGGTAGAGGTAAATGGAGACAAAGCTTCCTCCATCCACTATTGTCAAGTTGTATTGATATCAACCGTTGATGGTAAAAAAATCAAGAATACCAATGGCATTATCTATAAGGATGAGTATGTTCGTCAAGATGGAAAGTGGCTTATTGCAAAACGTCTCGCTCGCTTCACTTGGCGTGATGAAGTGGAATTAAAAACACCAAACGTATAA
- a CDS encoding NAD(P)H-binding protein: MKRVLILGANGQIARVAIDMLLKDTNVKLTLFLRNAKRLKHIAQNNNVELVEGDVLDKVALKLAMDNQDIVYANLSGNLEAQAKTIVEVMNQTGIKRLIFISSMGIYNEVPGEHYGSILDPYRKSASIIEASELDYTIIRPAWLNNQDEISYETTQKGEGFKNASASVSRKSVADLVMKLVSTPTLGVHQSLGVHKA, translated from the coding sequence ATGAAAAGAGTTTTGATTTTAGGAGCAAATGGACAGATTGCTCGTGTAGCCATTGATATGCTTTTGAAAGATACTAATGTCAAGTTAACACTTTTTTTACGTAATGCAAAACGTTTAAAACATATCGCACAGAACAATAACGTAGAATTAGTAGAAGGTGATGTTTTAGATAAGGTTGCACTAAAATTGGCAATGGATAATCAAGATATTGTTTATGCCAATCTATCGGGCAATTTGGAAGCACAGGCTAAAACCATTGTTGAAGTAATGAATCAAACAGGTATTAAGCGTTTAATTTTTATTAGTTCTATGGGGATTTACAATGAAGTTCCAGGAGAGCATTATGGAAGTATCTTAGATCCTTACCGTAAATCTGCCTCTATTATTGAAGCATCAGAACTTGATTATACAATTATCCGCCCTGCTTGGCTGAATAATCAAGATGAAATTTCGTATGAAACCACTCAAAAAGGAGAGGGATTCAAAAATGCATCCGCATCGGTTTCTCGCAAGAGTGTAGCCGATCTTGTTATGAAACTTGTGAGTACACCTACTTTGGGGGTGCATCAAAGTTTGGGTGTCCATAAAGCGTAG
- a CDS encoding efflux transporter outer membrane subunit — protein MKNSLYYSAVIALMLSGCSLSPELNIPTTQFPEAYRSDVKSESPYVDAAWWSSYHDAKLSALIEEALANNYDLQTSMANISLARATLSSSTSNRYPSLDVQGSGQRIRSSADTYNSKAHNTYNDFSLSAVLSYELDLWGKYKEAEASSRSSLIATYAAKDTVKISLASSVVDSYFTLISLYEQLDITNETIKAREEGLKRNESKYTLGAISKGTLLSERAELNSAQITKDALEQSIALQQSALAVLVGKSPEAIAAFSKDGLPRVLPSDITVPSNLPSELLTKRPDIKQAEENLKAANANIGVARAAYFPSISLSGALGFESTQLSNLMKSQSAMNSFGGSLASPLFNMGKTSSNVESAKANKELAEIAYAKTVQQAFQEAYDALNKRHTLTQKLEHQLSYEKNIEQVYTLAKKQYESGYGDYLTLLDAKRNLLSAKLATSQTKQALLSSGVSLYKSLGGGWDKEVFERHAEEL, from the coding sequence ATGAAGAATAGTCTCTATTACAGTGCTGTTATAGCCTTAATGCTTAGTGGATGTTCGCTCTCTCCAGAGCTGAACATCCCAACAACACAGTTTCCTGAAGCATACCGCTCTGATGTAAAAAGTGAATCACCGTATGTGGACGCAGCATGGTGGAGTAGTTACCACGATGCAAAGCTTTCAGCTCTTATTGAAGAGGCATTGGCAAATAACTATGACCTTCAAACGTCTATGGCAAATATCTCTTTAGCTAGAGCAACGCTTTCCAGCAGTACCTCCAATCGTTACCCAAGCCTTGATGTCCAAGGTTCAGGTCAAAGAATCAGAAGTAGTGCCGATACGTATAACTCTAAAGCGCATAACACGTACAATGACTTCTCACTCAGTGCAGTGCTAAGTTATGAGCTAGACCTATGGGGCAAATATAAAGAAGCAGAAGCCTCTTCAAGATCTTCACTTATAGCAACCTATGCTGCTAAAGATACGGTGAAGATCTCTTTAGCTTCCAGTGTGGTGGACAGTTACTTTACCCTTATTAGTTTGTATGAACAACTGGACATTACCAATGAGACCATCAAAGCAAGAGAAGAAGGACTTAAACGTAATGAGTCTAAGTACACCCTTGGAGCTATCTCTAAAGGAACGCTTTTATCTGAACGCGCCGAGCTAAACAGTGCTCAAATCACCAAAGATGCCCTAGAGCAATCAATCGCTTTACAACAAAGTGCATTGGCAGTACTTGTAGGTAAATCACCTGAAGCCATTGCTGCTTTTAGTAAAGATGGTTTACCAAGAGTGTTGCCAAGTGATATAACAGTACCGTCTAACTTACCATCGGAACTGTTAACCAAACGTCCTGATATCAAACAAGCCGAAGAGAATCTCAAAGCAGCCAATGCTAACATCGGTGTAGCACGTGCGGCATACTTTCCAAGTATTAGTCTCTCAGGCGCACTTGGGTTTGAAAGTACACAACTCTCTAATCTGATGAAGTCGCAATCCGCCATGAACAGCTTTGGTGGAAGCCTTGCCTCACCACTGTTTAATATGGGTAAAACCAGCTCCAACGTTGAGAGTGCCAAAGCCAATAAAGAGCTAGCAGAGATTGCTTATGCAAAGACAGTACAACAAGCGTTTCAAGAGGCGTATGATGCTTTAAATAAACGTCATACACTCACTCAAAAGCTTGAGCATCAACTCTCTTATGAGAAGAATATTGAACAAGTCTATACATTGGCTAAAAAACAGTATGAGAGCGGTTATGGCGATTACTTAACCCTTTTAGATGCAAAGCGTAATCTTCTTTCTGCAAAACTAGCAACATCGCAAACCAAACAAGCCTTGCTGAGTTCGGGTGTTTCTCTTTACAAATCACTTGGTGGCGGTTGGGACAAAGAGGTGTTTGAAAGACACGCTGAAGAGCTGTAA
- a CDS encoding efflux RND transporter permease subunit: MFSKFFINRPIFATVLSIVVIIAGLMAIRGLPIEEYPEVTPPQVVVSTTYNGANAETISKTVAAPIEEQINGVENMMYMSSTASSTGTLTVNVYFKIGTDPDQATINVNNRVQAALNKLPSEVQAQGVTVRKRSSNIIKLVTLVSPKQSYDQIYLANYALINVIDELKRVEGVGDASLFGTLDYSMRIWMKPDQLAKYNLTPADVINAVSQQNAQFAAGRFNQTPSESSQAYTFTISTKGRLDKVDEFEKIILKSNKDGSTLRLKDVARVELGAKSYDISGKLNGQPGIPIGIYLQSGANALATGKRVEAAMAEIAKSFPEDTEYHVPYDTTKFVEVSAQEVVKTLIEALLLVVAIVYLFLQNMRATIIPVLAIPVSIIGSFAGMYALGFSINLLTLFGLVLAIGIVVDDAIIVIENVERILHSEKDISVKDATIKAMQEVTGPVVAIVLVLCAVFIPVTFMGGFTGAMYQQFAITIVISVVISGLVALTLTPALCAILLKKKEPKPFWFVRKFNEFFDASTNWFTSGVSLVVRHGVISIIVFAALMGTTYQLFQKIPTSLVPNEDKGYLATLVSLPPAATLNRTQEIMDQLDDITLKMDDVVYSMVITGFDRSSGANKSNAGTSFLLLKDWDERKDPSRHSMVLSKKYNEAFSKIADANIFTVNPPPIIGLSLTGGFEMYLQDRTGSSFHDLGNVVNAVVAKARQRPELMVVRSTFDSAVPQYQMNVDREKAMALGVSIQNLFSTLQATFGAYYVNDFNLFGRTYQVNVQSDANFREKPEDLKNVFVKSDNGKLIPLSSLVSYERIVGPDIVDRFNLFSAAKIMGEPAPGYTSGDALKAIEEVVKEVAPSGYTIAWSGTAYQEKAMSGSGSQAFIFGIVFIFLILAAQYERWLMPLAVVTAVPFAVFGAIMAVYLRGLSNDIYFQIGLLVLIGLSAKNAILIVEFAMQAQERGKSIFDATLEAARLRFRPIVMTSLAFTIGVLPLALSSGAGAGSRHAIGTGVIGGMIAATTIAIFFIPLFYNWLAQLNAKFARKGKKDEE; this comes from the coding sequence GTTGTGAGTACAACGTACAATGGTGCTAATGCTGAAACCATCTCAAAAACGGTAGCGGCTCCCATAGAAGAACAGATCAATGGTGTTGAAAATATGATGTATATGTCCTCAACCGCATCATCCACAGGAACACTGACTGTCAATGTCTATTTTAAAATCGGAACCGATCCTGATCAAGCGACGATTAATGTGAACAACCGTGTGCAAGCAGCTCTTAATAAACTACCTTCTGAAGTGCAAGCGCAAGGGGTTACAGTACGCAAACGATCATCCAATATTATAAAATTGGTTACACTCGTTTCGCCCAAACAAAGTTACGATCAGATTTACCTTGCAAATTATGCTCTTATTAATGTTATCGATGAACTTAAAAGAGTAGAAGGTGTGGGCGATGCTTCTTTATTTGGAACGCTTGATTATTCGATGCGTATCTGGATGAAGCCTGACCAACTCGCAAAATACAATCTTACTCCAGCTGATGTTATTAATGCAGTATCGCAGCAAAATGCACAGTTTGCTGCGGGAAGGTTTAATCAAACACCTTCTGAGAGTTCGCAAGCTTATACCTTTACAATCAGCACCAAAGGGCGATTGGATAAAGTTGATGAGTTTGAAAAAATTATTCTAAAATCCAATAAGGATGGTTCAACCTTACGCCTTAAAGATGTAGCAAGAGTAGAGCTTGGTGCAAAGTCGTATGATATTTCAGGAAAGCTCAATGGACAGCCTGGTATTCCTATTGGTATCTATTTACAATCAGGTGCCAATGCCCTTGCCACTGGTAAGCGAGTAGAAGCTGCTATGGCAGAAATTGCTAAATCTTTTCCTGAAGATACGGAGTACCATGTGCCTTATGATACGACAAAATTCGTTGAAGTTTCCGCACAAGAAGTCGTTAAAACACTCATAGAAGCGCTCTTACTCGTTGTTGCGATTGTTTATCTATTTTTACAGAATATGAGAGCAACGATTATCCCAGTCCTTGCAATTCCTGTTTCGATTATTGGTTCATTTGCGGGTATGTATGCTTTAGGATTTTCGATTAACCTTTTAACCTTGTTTGGTTTAGTGCTTGCCATTGGTATCGTAGTCGATGATGCCATTATTGTTATTGAAAACGTGGAGCGTATCTTACACTCTGAAAAAGATATTAGCGTCAAAGATGCTACCATTAAAGCGATGCAAGAGGTCACCGGTCCCGTTGTTGCCATCGTTTTAGTGTTGTGTGCGGTCTTTATTCCTGTAACGTTTATGGGTGGATTTACGGGTGCTATGTATCAACAGTTTGCGATTACGATTGTTATCTCTGTGGTCATTTCTGGGTTGGTTGCGCTGACGTTGACTCCTGCCTTGTGTGCAATTTTACTTAAAAAGAAAGAACCTAAACCGTTTTGGTTTGTACGAAAATTCAATGAATTTTTTGATGCCTCAACCAACTGGTTCACGAGTGGTGTCAGTCTCGTCGTTCGTCATGGAGTCATTAGTATTATTGTTTTTGCGGCACTGATGGGAACAACTTATCAGCTCTTTCAAAAAATCCCTACCAGTTTAGTGCCTAATGAAGATAAAGGGTATCTGGCTACCTTGGTTTCACTTCCCCCCGCTGCGACATTGAACCGCACACAAGAGATTATGGATCAATTAGACGATATCACACTCAAGATGGACGATGTTGTGTATTCGATGGTAATCACAGGATTTGATCGTAGTAGTGGTGCAAATAAGTCCAATGCAGGAACCTCCTTTTTACTCTTAAAAGATTGGGATGAGCGTAAAGATCCATCACGCCACTCAATGGTACTGAGTAAAAAGTATAATGAAGCATTTTCAAAAATTGCAGATGCCAATATTTTTACTGTCAATCCACCTCCTATTATAGGTCTCAGTCTTACGGGCGGATTTGAGATGTATTTGCAAGATAGAACAGGTAGTTCATTTCATGATTTAGGAAATGTTGTGAATGCTGTGGTCGCTAAAGCGCGTCAACGTCCAGAATTGATGGTCGTTAGGAGTACCTTTGATTCGGCTGTACCTCAATATCAGATGAATGTTGATCGTGAAAAAGCGATGGCACTGGGTGTTTCTATTCAAAACCTCTTTAGTACACTTCAAGCAACATTTGGGGCTTATTATGTGAATGACTTTAACCTTTTTGGACGTACATACCAAGTCAATGTTCAATCCGATGCCAATTTCAGAGAAAAACCAGAAGATCTAAAAAATGTTTTCGTTAAGTCTGACAATGGAAAGCTTATTCCGTTAAGTTCGCTGGTCAGTTATGAACGTATTGTGGGTCCCGATATTGTTGATCGTTTCAATCTTTTCTCAGCTGCAAAAATCATGGGAGAACCAGCCCCAGGTTATACATCAGGTGATGCACTCAAAGCTATCGAAGAGGTCGTAAAAGAGGTAGCACCTTCAGGTTATACAATAGCATGGTCAGGAACGGCATACCAAGAAAAAGCCATGTCTGGAAGCGGAAGCCAAGCGTTCATTTTTGGAATCGTCTTCATTTTCCTAATCCTAGCAGCGCAGTATGAGAGATGGTTAATGCCACTTGCCGTAGTCACCGCTGTTCCATTCGCGGTCTTTGGAGCGATTATGGCAGTCTATCTTAGAGGTCTTAGCAATGATATCTATTTCCAAATCGGTCTGTTAGTCCTTATTGGTCTTTCAGCAAAGAATGCCATCTTGATCGTTGAGTTTGCCATGCAAGCCCAAGAGAGAGGTAAGTCTATTTTTGATGCAACCCTAGAAGCGGCACGTCTTCGTTTCCGTCCGATTGTTATGACATCACTTGCCTTTACCATTGGTGTATTACCACTAGCACTTAGTTCTGGTGCAGGAGCAGGAAGTCGTCATGCGATTGGTACGGGTGTTATTGGTGGAATGATCGCCGCAACAACCATTGCGATTTTCTTTATCCCACTTTTTTACAACTGGTTAGCGCAGCTTAATGCGAAGTTTGCACGTAAAGGAAAAAAAGATGAAGAATAG